A stretch of the Bradyrhizobium arachidis genome encodes the following:
- a CDS encoding PepSY-associated TM helix domain-containing protein — MIKPLLLRLHRWISLVFALPLLAIIATGLILSFEPMVQVSGTNGPAIDATRVIAAIKRYDPDNKARGIAINASAQRLTLQGINAPAVDLATGEAFAAGSTLSDFFLWARFSHERLLGQAWLVTASTIAMVVVMLLGTLMGLPRLRNTLSGWHKATAWFALPLILLSPLTGLCLAFGLTFQTASAPPSGRVALTEAVRMVAAEHDLSHVISIGARGGRMMARIYEDSELRAYGIGPAGVTALPRNWPRLIHEGNWSAMVASSLNVIVSLALLTLLCTGVLIWARRRLRKATPRSNQPRGVSSLSTAG; from the coding sequence TCTGCTCAGACTTCACCGCTGGATCAGTCTGGTCTTCGCCCTGCCCTTGCTCGCGATCATCGCGACCGGCCTGATCCTATCGTTCGAGCCAATGGTGCAGGTCAGCGGCACGAATGGCCCGGCGATCGATGCAACCCGCGTCATCGCGGCGATCAAGCGCTACGATCCGGACAACAAGGCCCGCGGCATCGCCATCAACGCCAGCGCGCAGCGCCTGACATTGCAGGGCATCAACGCACCGGCCGTCGATCTCGCAACCGGCGAAGCCTTCGCAGCGGGTTCGACCCTATCCGATTTCTTCCTGTGGGCGCGCTTCAGCCATGAGCGGCTGCTCGGCCAGGCCTGGCTGGTCACGGCATCGACCATCGCGATGGTCGTCGTGATGCTGCTGGGAACGCTGATGGGCCTGCCGCGGCTGCGCAACACGCTGTCCGGCTGGCACAAGGCGACGGCATGGTTCGCGCTGCCCTTGATCCTGCTCAGCCCGCTGACCGGCCTATGCCTGGCGTTCGGCCTGACTTTTCAGACCGCATCTGCGCCGCCCAGCGGCCGCGTCGCATTGACCGAGGCCGTCCGCATGGTCGCAGCCGAGCACGATCTGTCGCACGTGATCTCCATCGGCGCCCGCGGCGGGAGGATGATGGCGCGCATCTACGAGGACAGCGAGCTGCGCGCGTACGGTATCGGTCCGGCAGGCGTCACGGCTTTGCCGCGCAACTGGCCGCGCCTGATCCACGAGGGCAACTGGTCGGCGATGGTCGCTTCCTCCCTGAACGTGATCGTTTCGCTTGCGCTGCTGACCCTGCTCTGCACGGGCGTGCTGATCTGGGCACGACGCAGGCTGCGCAAGGCCACGCCGCGATCGAACCAGCCACGCGGTGTCTCGTCGCTGAGCACGGCCGGCTAA